One genomic window of Paeniglutamicibacter sp. Y32M11 includes the following:
- the yidD gene encoding membrane protein insertion efficiency factor YidD — protein MKKDSKPRTGLIWFLIDIPRNLIIGFLMVYRKIVSPIYGDVCRYFPSCSAYGLEAVTVHGVIKGIGLTIWRVLRCNPFSHGGIDYVPDGRRIWPEGKTPKIMVMNHPPIPADEDAADAARGA, from the coding sequence GTGAAGAAGGACTCTAAGCCCAGAACCGGGCTCATATGGTTCCTCATCGATATTCCGCGAAACCTCATCATCGGGTTCCTCATGGTTTATCGCAAGATCGTTTCGCCAATCTATGGCGATGTTTGTCGATATTTCCCCAGCTGCTCGGCCTATGGCCTTGAAGCAGTGACTGTACATGGCGTCATCAAAGGCATCGGATTAACCATCTGGCGTGTCCTAAGATGTAATCCTTTTAGCCATGGCGGGATCGATTACGTTCCCGATGGCCGACGAATTTGGCCAGAAGGCAAGACCCCCAAGATCATGGTGATGAATCATCCTCCGATTCCCGCCGACGAAGATGCCGCAGATGCGGCCAGAGGAGCATGA